A window of Rubricoccus marinus contains these coding sequences:
- the porQ gene encoding type IX secretion system protein PorQ, producing MPRPLALRVFSSLALAALLAQPLAAQDSRDTSFDLVRLDPSARSAALAGAVTALPSSDPGAFYANPALLAPEAEKQLSLGYLNHLAGVSAGFATYAREIPSVGRLALGVRYLSYGEFDRADEDGTADDTFGANEAAVSLGYAYDVNRRLRVGATGHALFESVDGASGQALVADLGVAYSVPSQLLTLSASAHGIGAVTSSLGADDAALPIDLRVGISKRLQYLPLTITLSGHELQNYENESGSALDEALRHVAAGGELQLGKALALRAGYHPGRAEGLRTGGRLDLAGLNVGFGIATRRVTIDYARVGWGEFGGLHQLGVRLGL from the coding sequence ATGCCCCGTCCTCTGGCGCTCCGCGTCTTCTCCTCGCTCGCTCTCGCCGCGCTTCTCGCCCAGCCTCTGGCGGCGCAGGACAGCCGCGACACCTCGTTCGACCTCGTCCGGCTGGACCCCTCGGCCCGATCGGCCGCCCTCGCCGGCGCCGTGACGGCGCTCCCCAGTTCGGACCCCGGCGCGTTCTACGCCAACCCGGCGCTCCTGGCGCCAGAGGCCGAGAAGCAGCTCTCGCTGGGCTACCTCAACCACCTGGCGGGCGTGAGCGCGGGATTCGCGACCTACGCCCGTGAGATCCCGAGCGTCGGGCGGCTCGCGCTGGGCGTGCGCTACCTCTCCTACGGGGAGTTTGACCGCGCCGACGAGGACGGCACGGCCGATGACACCTTTGGGGCGAACGAAGCGGCGGTGAGCTTGGGCTACGCGTACGACGTCAACCGCCGCTTGCGGGTCGGCGCGACGGGGCACGCGCTGTTCGAGAGCGTCGATGGCGCCAGCGGCCAAGCGCTCGTGGCGGACCTCGGCGTGGCGTACTCGGTCCCGAGCCAGCTGCTGACGCTTTCGGCTTCGGCCCACGGCATTGGGGCGGTCACGTCCTCGCTCGGAGCGGACGACGCAGCGCTTCCCATCGACCTACGGGTGGGGATCTCGAAGCGGCTGCAGTACCTCCCGCTGACCATCACCCTCTCGGGGCATGAGCTCCAGAACTACGAGAACGAAAGCGGCTCCGCACTGGACGAGGCGTTGCGTCACGTGGCCGCTGGCGGCGAGCTCCAGCTCGGCAAGGCGCTCGCGCTGCGGGCTGGCTACCACCCCGGGCGCGCCGAGGGGCTCCGCACGGGCGGACGGCTGGACCTCGCGGGTCTCAACGTCGGCTTCGGGATCGCGACGCGTCGCGTGACGATCGACTACGCGCGGGTGGGCTGGGGCGAGTTCGGAGGCTTGCATCAACTAGGCGTGCGCCTCGGGCTGTAA
- a CDS encoding esterase/lipase family protein, giving the protein MPSRLARSRTRLAKGAEAVARRAVELVPAPQPPLTPTRYPVVLLHGFGALANVLQGGVLHREAMYLRARGIHAYAPHANPYDTVAVRSATWAEHLERAMEETGADKLNLIGFSSGGLDARWLAREMGWADRIASVVTVSTPHRGTALAQFVLDRPERLRSWAVAFMDFVGRAAYELEPPDSFGALRELTPETVADLFPPEETIPGAWCASIVGRAGKGTDVSITPSLALTNRILYAAQGVNDGIVPTDGAWWGERLETLDADHARQIGIGLSIGSSFDSRAFFLSICERLRERGL; this is encoded by the coding sequence ATGCCGTCCCGACTCGCCAGAAGCCGAACCCGCCTCGCCAAGGGCGCCGAAGCCGTCGCCCGTAGGGCGGTGGAACTGGTGCCCGCACCTCAGCCACCCCTTACGCCCACGCGCTACCCGGTCGTGCTGCTGCACGGCTTCGGCGCGCTCGCGAACGTGCTGCAAGGCGGCGTGCTTCACCGCGAGGCGATGTACCTCCGCGCCAGAGGCATCCACGCCTACGCGCCGCACGCGAACCCGTACGACACTGTCGCCGTCCGCTCGGCCACGTGGGCGGAGCACCTGGAGCGCGCGATGGAGGAGACCGGCGCGGACAAACTCAACCTGATCGGTTTCTCGTCGGGCGGCTTGGACGCGCGCTGGCTGGCACGCGAGATGGGCTGGGCGGACCGCATCGCGTCGGTCGTGACGGTCTCGACGCCGCACCGGGGCACGGCGCTTGCGCAGTTCGTGCTGGACCGGCCCGAGCGGCTACGCTCGTGGGCCGTCGCGTTTATGGACTTCGTAGGCCGCGCCGCTTACGAGTTGGAGCCGCCGGACTCGTTCGGCGCGCTCCGCGAACTCACGCCGGAAACCGTCGCCGACCTCTTCCCGCCAGAGGAGACCATTCCGGGCGCGTGGTGCGCCTCCATCGTAGGCCGCGCGGGCAAGGGCACGGACGTCTCGATCACGCCGTCGCTCGCGCTCACAAACCGCATCCTCTACGCCGCGCAGGGCGTCAACGACGGCATCGTGCCGACTGACGGCGCCTGGTGGGGTGAGCGCCTGGAAACGCTCGACGCCGACCACGCGCGGCAGATCGGCATCGGGCTGTCCATCGGCTCCTCGTTCGACTCGCGGGCGTTTTTCCTTTCGATCTGCGAGCGCCTCCGCGAGCGCGGGCTCTAA
- a CDS encoding SprT-like domain-containing protein, whose protein sequence is MAASSPHARLADQLMDRLGRELLGEPLQARGWTFGFDRARRRLGACRPRQRRITLSAPLAKVLSAADIEDTLRHEIAHAIDVERRGRTNHDATWQALAVACGASPERLFDGDVPENPDAPYASTCPSCGASGDLYRQPVHPRRCKACRKAGLPSYHHVVHRASGRVIWPGGETPGPYGGTAGVQATCPGCGTVTRRARRPTRAQACGPCCAQHAGGRFDPRFTLRWSRPS, encoded by the coding sequence GGCCGCTTCTTCCCCGCACGCCCGCCTTGCAGACCAGCTCATGGACCGCCTCGGGCGCGAACTTCTGGGCGAGCCGCTCCAAGCCCGCGGCTGGACGTTCGGCTTCGACCGCGCGCGCCGCCGCCTCGGCGCCTGCCGCCCGCGCCAGAGGCGGATCACGCTGTCGGCGCCTCTGGCGAAGGTGCTCTCGGCCGCGGACATCGAGGACACGCTCCGCCACGAGATCGCGCACGCCATCGACGTGGAGCGACGCGGCCGAACCAACCACGACGCGACGTGGCAGGCGCTCGCCGTGGCGTGCGGGGCCTCCCCGGAGCGCCTGTTCGATGGCGACGTGCCGGAAAACCCCGACGCGCCATACGCCTCTACGTGTCCGTCGTGCGGGGCCTCTGGCGATCTGTACCGGCAGCCGGTCCACCCGCGCCGGTGCAAGGCTTGTCGGAAGGCGGGGCTACCGTCGTACCACCACGTCGTGCACCGCGCTTCGGGTCGCGTGATCTGGCCGGGCGGCGAGACACCGGGACCGTACGGCGGGACGGCGGGCGTGCAAGCCACCTGCCCCGGGTGCGGAACGGTGACGCGCCGTGCGCGCCGCCCTACGCGCGCCCAGGCCTGTGGCCCGTGCTGCGCTCAGCACGCGGGCGGACGTTTCGATCCCCGCTTCACCCTGCGGTGGTCGCGCCCTTCCTAG